The following nucleotide sequence is from Aggregicoccus sp. 17bor-14.
TCTCGCTCCTCGTGCTCGCTCCCGGCTGCGGTGACTCCGCGGCCAAGGACACCCTCGACGTCCCCGAGAACCAGTGGACCTGGGTGCCCTTCGCGGAGTCGCGCTGCATGAACGGCACCCCCACGGGCATCGGCGTGTACCGCGCCCCCCAGTCCACCGAGCTGCTCATCTACCTGGCGCCCGGCGGCGCCTGCTTCAACGCGGAGACCTGCGCGCGCGCGAGCTATCCGGATGGCTACGGAGAGCCGGAGTTCCGCCTCGAGGTGCTGCTCGCGGGCAACCGCGGCGTCTTCTCCCGCAGCGCCGCGGACAACCCCTTCCGCGACTGGAACGTGGTGTACGTGCCGTACTGCAGCGGCGACGTGCACGCGGGCCGCAACCCGGCCGGGCCCGAGGGCCGGGTGCACGTGGGCTACGAGAACCTGGGCGCGTACCTCGCGCGCGTGGTGCCCACCTTCGGCGGAGCCACGAAGGTGGTGCTCGCGGGCTCGAGCGCCGGGGGCATCGGCGCCGCGCTCAACTTCGACCGCGTGCAGCAGGCCTTCGGCAACACGCCCGTGCAGCTGCTCGACGACTCGGGCCCCATGTTCGACGAGGCCTTCCTGCGCCCCTGCCTGCAGGAGCAGTGGCGCCAGGCGTGGAACCTCGACGCGGCCTTCCCTGCCGACTGCAGCGACTGCACCGGCCCGCAGGGGGACTACGTGAACCTGTTCGGCTTCCTCGCGCGCAAGTACCCCGAGCGCCGCTTCGGCCTCATCTCCTCCACGCAGGACCAGACCTTCCGCTTCTACCTCGGCTTCAGCGACCTGGGAGACAACCCCGACTGCACCGTGTCCGAGCCCATGGATGCCGCGACCTTCGAGGCCGGGCTCGCGGCGCTGCGCACGCGGCTCTCCGCAGACACGAACTTCCAGTTCTTCTCGCCCGCGAGCGAGAAGCACGTGTACCTGCTGGACCCCTCCCTCTCCGCCACGCAGGTGCAGGGGGTGAGCCTCTCCACCTGGCTCGAGGGGCTCGCCGAGGGCCAGCCGGGCTGGGGAAGCGTCGTCGGCGCCGGCACGGGCAGTCACGAGCGTGCGGCGCCCGGAGCGCCGCGCTAGCGCGCGCCGGTGGACGCCTCCAGGCCGCCGAAGCGGCGCTGGCGCCGGCCGAGCTCGGTGACGGCCGCGCCGAGCGCCGCGGCATCGAAGTCCGGCCAGGCGACGGGGGTGAAGTACAGCTCCGCGTAGGCGCTCTCCCAGAGCAGGAAGTCGCTCAGCCGCTGCTCGCCTCCGGTGCGGATGAGCAGGTCCACGTCCGGCGCGGGACGGTCCGAGCCCGGCGCGAGGCCGCAGGCGAGCTCCCTGCGGCTGCGCGGGCCACTCTCCGCGGCCCTCACGATGGCATCGCGCGAGGAGTAGTCGATTGCCAGCCGCAGGCACAGCACGGTGCCCGCGGCCGTGGCCGCTTCGGCCGCGGCAATCTCCGCCTGCACGCGCGAGGGCAGCCGGTCGCGCCGCCCCAGCACCTCCACCCGCACGCCCTTCTCGACGCAGTTCGCTCGCTCCGTGCGCAGGTAGGTCTCCATCAGGCGCAGCAGCGCGCGCACCTCGGGGCCCGGCCGCTTCCAGTTGTCCGAGGAGAACGCGTACAGCGTGAGCACGGCGATGCGCTGCGCCGGCGCGGCCTCGACGACTCGACGCACGGCTGCGACGCCCGCGGCGTGCCCTGCCGTGCGCGGCAGCCCGCGCGCCTGCGCCCAGCGCCCGTTGCCATCCATGATGATGGCGACGTGCAGCCCGGCGTCCTCCTGCGCCGCGCGTGGAACCTCCGCGACGGGCCGCAGCGGCGCCCTCTGCATCGAGTCCTGCGCATTCGAACCGAAAGCCATGAGCCCTCCCGCGGTGTGTCCTGGAGGGTAGGCAGAGCGCCGCCGCGCAGCGCCCGCGCACTGCGCGAGCGGTCGGCAGCGGCGGCCGAGTGGTCGATGCGTCGGCGTGCTCCGTCCCCTCCCTCGCGGAGAGGGCCGGGGTGAGGGATTGCCTCCCCGGGCTCAGACAGTCCGGCGCGCCACGCGGAAGG
It contains:
- a CDS encoding pectin acetylesterase-family hydrolase, giving the protein MRAPLLLLSLLVLAPGCGDSAAKDTLDVPENQWTWVPFAESRCMNGTPTGIGVYRAPQSTELLIYLAPGGACFNAETCARASYPDGYGEPEFRLEVLLAGNRGVFSRSAADNPFRDWNVVYVPYCSGDVHAGRNPAGPEGRVHVGYENLGAYLARVVPTFGGATKVVLAGSSAGGIGAALNFDRVQQAFGNTPVQLLDDSGPMFDEAFLRPCLQEQWRQAWNLDAAFPADCSDCTGPQGDYVNLFGFLARKYPERRFGLISSTQDQTFRFYLGFSDLGDNPDCTVSEPMDAATFEAGLAALRTRLSADTNFQFFSPASEKHVYLLDPSLSATQVQGVSLSTWLEGLAEGQPGWGSVVGAGTGSHERAAPGAPR
- the uppS gene encoding polyprenyl diphosphate synthase, with the protein product MAFGSNAQDSMQRAPLRPVAEVPRAAQEDAGLHVAIIMDGNGRWAQARGLPRTAGHAAGVAAVRRVVEAAPAQRIAVLTLYAFSSDNWKRPGPEVRALLRLMETYLRTERANCVEKGVRVEVLGRRDRLPSRVQAEIAAAEAATAAGTVLCLRLAIDYSSRDAIVRAAESGPRSRRELACGLAPGSDRPAPDVDLLIRTGGEQRLSDFLLWESAYAELYFTPVAWPDFDAAALGAAVTELGRRQRRFGGLEASTGAR